The Lagopus muta isolate bLagMut1 chromosome 8, bLagMut1 primary, whole genome shotgun sequence genome contains a region encoding:
- the PRKAG3 gene encoding 5'-AMP-activated protein kinase subunit gamma-3 isoform X1 has translation MEQLSSPAAPQMVLLDAAARPMEEGVPTGFSEALHPRGKEEEEEEKQKGSGPITFTLGNEILGLEPDNNFQSPDAEVYMHFMRSHCCYDAVPTSCKLVVFDTTLEIKKAFVALVANGVRAAPLWDSKMQAFVGEFLGSQGNRGIAMGCGQSGQPHVSAGMLTITDFINILHRYYRSPLVQIYEVEEHKIETWREVYLQGSFKPLVYISPSDSLFDAVYSLIKHKIHRLPVIEPISGNVLHILTHKRILKFLHIFGSTIPKPRFLKKTVQELCVGTFRDVAVIPENAPVYAALEIFVDRRVSALPVVNAAGQVVGLYSRFDVIHLAAQKTYNNLDISVREALRQRTVCLEGVLTCYPHETMEDIIDRITEEQVHRLVLVDEHRYPRGIVSLSDILQALVLTPAGIDALNS, from the exons GTGTGCCCACAGGGTTCTCAGAGGCACTACATCCCAggggaaaagaggaggaggaggaggaaaagcagaagggcTCTGGGCCCATCACTTTCACGCTGGGCAATGAGATCCTGGGGCTGGAACCTGACAACAATTTCCAGAGCCCTGACGCTGAGGTCTACATGCACTTCATGAGGAGTCACTGCTGCTATGACGCTGTTCCCACCAGCTGCAAGCTTGTTGTCTTTGACACCACACTGGAG ATCAAGAAAGCTTTTGTGGCACTGGTGGCCAACGGGGTGCGGGCAGCCCCACTGTGGGACAGCAAGATGCAGGCCTTTGTGGGTGAGTTCCTGGGCAGCCAGGGCAACAGAGGGATTGCTATGGGATGTGGGCAGAGTGGGCAGCCCCATGTCTCTGCAGGGATGCTCACCATCACTGACTTCATCAACATCCTGCACCGCTACTACCGCTCGCCCCTG GTCCAGATCTACGAGGTGGAGGAGCACAAGATTGAGACGTGGAGAG AGGTGTACTTGCAGGGCTCCTTCAAGCCGCTTGTCTACATCTCCCCAAGCGATAG CCTCTTCGATGCCGTCTACTCCTTGATCAAGCACAAGATCCATCGCCTGCCAGTCATTGAGCCCATCTCAGGCAACGTCCTGCACATCCTCACCCACAAGCGCATCCTCAAGTTCCTCCACATCTTC GGCTCCACCATCCCCAAGCCGCGCTTCctaaagaaaacagtgcaggaGCTGTGTGTCGGCACCTTCCGTGATGTGGCTGTCATACCTGAGAATGCTCCTGTGTATGCTGCTCTGGAGATATTTGTGGACCGCCGTGTCTCTGCGCTGCCCGTTGTTAATGCTGCAG GTCAAGTGGTTGGGCTCTACTCCAGGTTTGATGTCATT CACCTGGCAGCACAGAAGACCTACAACAACCTGGACATCAGCGTGCGGGAGGCGCTGCGGCAGCGCACTGTGTGCCTGGAGGGCGTCCTCACCTGCTACCCCCACGAAACCATGGAGGACATCATTGACCGCATCACCGAGGAGCAG GTCCATCGCCTGGTTCTGGTGGACGAGCACCGGTACCCGCGGGGCATCGTCTCCCTCTCTGACATCCTCCAGGCCCTGGTGCTCACTCCCGCAGGTATCGATGCTCTTAACTCTTAG
- the PRKAG3 gene encoding 5'-AMP-activated protein kinase subunit gamma-3 isoform X2, translating to MEQLSSPAAPQMVLLDAAARPMEEGVPTGFSEALHPRGKEEEEEEKQKGSGPITFTLGNEILGLEPDNNFQSPDAEVYMHFMRSHCCYDAVPTSCKLVVFDTTLEIKKAFVALVANGVRAAPLWDSKMQAFVGMLTITDFINILHRYYRSPLVQIYEVEEHKIETWREVYLQGSFKPLVYISPSDSLFDAVYSLIKHKIHRLPVIEPISGNVLHILTHKRILKFLHIFGSTIPKPRFLKKTVQELCVGTFRDVAVIPENAPVYAALEIFVDRRVSALPVVNAAGQVVGLYSRFDVIHLAAQKTYNNLDISVREALRQRTVCLEGVLTCYPHETMEDIIDRITEEQVHRLVLVDEHRYPRGIVSLSDILQALVLTPAGIDRHSL from the exons GTGTGCCCACAGGGTTCTCAGAGGCACTACATCCCAggggaaaagaggaggaggaggaggaaaagcagaagggcTCTGGGCCCATCACTTTCACGCTGGGCAATGAGATCCTGGGGCTGGAACCTGACAACAATTTCCAGAGCCCTGACGCTGAGGTCTACATGCACTTCATGAGGAGTCACTGCTGCTATGACGCTGTTCCCACCAGCTGCAAGCTTGTTGTCTTTGACACCACACTGGAG ATCAAGAAAGCTTTTGTGGCACTGGTGGCCAACGGGGTGCGGGCAGCCCCACTGTGGGACAGCAAGATGCAGGCCTTTGTGG GGATGCTCACCATCACTGACTTCATCAACATCCTGCACCGCTACTACCGCTCGCCCCTG GTCCAGATCTACGAGGTGGAGGAGCACAAGATTGAGACGTGGAGAG AGGTGTACTTGCAGGGCTCCTTCAAGCCGCTTGTCTACATCTCCCCAAGCGATAG CCTCTTCGATGCCGTCTACTCCTTGATCAAGCACAAGATCCATCGCCTGCCAGTCATTGAGCCCATCTCAGGCAACGTCCTGCACATCCTCACCCACAAGCGCATCCTCAAGTTCCTCCACATCTTC GGCTCCACCATCCCCAAGCCGCGCTTCctaaagaaaacagtgcaggaGCTGTGTGTCGGCACCTTCCGTGATGTGGCTGTCATACCTGAGAATGCTCCTGTGTATGCTGCTCTGGAGATATTTGTGGACCGCCGTGTCTCTGCGCTGCCCGTTGTTAATGCTGCAG GTCAAGTGGTTGGGCTCTACTCCAGGTTTGATGTCATT CACCTGGCAGCACAGAAGACCTACAACAACCTGGACATCAGCGTGCGGGAGGCGCTGCGGCAGCGCACTGTGTGCCTGGAGGGCGTCCTCACCTGCTACCCCCACGAAACCATGGAGGACATCATTGACCGCATCACCGAGGAGCAG GTCCATCGCCTGGTTCTGGTGGACGAGCACCGGTACCCGCGGGGCATCGTCTCCCTCTCTGACATCCTCCAGGCCCTGGTGCTCACTCCCGCAG GCATTGATCGACACTCGCTCTGA